Proteins from one Triticum aestivum cultivar Chinese Spring chromosome 7A, IWGSC CS RefSeq v2.1, whole genome shotgun sequence genomic window:
- the LOC123150795 gene encoding nuclear speckle RNA-binding protein A isoform X1 yields the protein MADAYWRYADLQRQQQQQHMPPPSAGAPQSSLAAAGQQPLKRHRPGDYSADGPGAPEMAGYYPRDEERPGYAAVRDTQALNASYERFLRTGQIQSYGAGPAGGSVRPTAGASAGGYQADDRPGMAAGGMNGRNVGFGGGMPEPPLPPDASNTLFIEGIPPDCERREVSHIFRPFVGFQEVRLVNKEPRHPGGDPIVLCFVDFTNAAQAAIAMEALQGYKFDEHDRSSPQLRLQFARFKGPRGQAGGPGGGGGGGGSGGIRR from the exons ATGGCGGACGCGTACTGGAGGTACGCCGACCTTCagcgccagcagcagcagcagcatatgCCGCCCCCCTCCGCCGGGGCCCCGCAGTCGTCGCTGGCCGCCGCCGGGCAGCAGCCCCTCAAGCGCCACCGCCCCGGCGACTACTCCGCCG ATGGACCTGGTGCTCCTGAAATGGCTGGCTATTACCCTCGTGATGAAGAAAGGCCAGGATATGCTGCCGTGAGAGATACACAGGCTCTTAATGCTTCCTATGAGCGTTTTCTGCGTACTGGG CAAATTCAGTCCTATGGCGCTGGACCTGCTGGTGGATCTGTCAGGCCTACCGCGGGAGCCAGTGCTGGTGGCTACCAAGCTGATGATCGTCCGGGGATGGCTGCTGGGGGTATGAATGGCAGGAATGTTGGTTTTGGTGGTGGAATGCCAGAGCCTCCCCTTCCCCCAGATGCCTCAAACACCTTGTTTATtgaaggcatccctcctgattgtgAACGTCGAGAAGTTTCTC ATATCTTTCGACCATTTGTTGGTTTTCAGGAGGTGAGGCTTGTAAACAAAGAACCAAGACAT CCTGGCGGCGATCCAATCGTCCTCTGTTTTGTTGATTTCACTAATGCTGCTCAAGCAGCTATTGCCATGGAAGCTTTGCAAG GCTATAAGTTTGATGAACATGACCGCAGTTCACCTCAACTGCGGCTGCAGTTTGCTCGTTTTAAGGGTCCAAGGGGGCAAGCAGGaggacctggtggtggtggtggtggcggcggcagcggtggtaTTAGGCGTTAA
- the LOC123150795 gene encoding nuclear speckle RNA-binding protein A isoform X2 yields MADAYWRYADLQRQQQQQHMPPPSAGAPQSSLAAAGQQPLKRHRPGDYSADGPGAPEMAGYYPRDEERPGYAAVRDTQALNASYERFLRTGQIQSYGAGPAGGSVRPTAGASAGGYQADDRPGMAAGGMNGRNVGFGGGMPEPPLPPDASNTLFIEGIPPDCERREVSRILKTYTFSEVRLVNKEPRHPGGDPIVLCFVDFTNAAQAAIAMEALQGYKFDEHDRSSPQLRLQFARFKGPRGQAGGPGGGGGGGGSGGIRR; encoded by the exons ATGGCGGACGCGTACTGGAGGTACGCCGACCTTCagcgccagcagcagcagcagcatatgCCGCCCCCCTCCGCCGGGGCCCCGCAGTCGTCGCTGGCCGCCGCCGGGCAGCAGCCCCTCAAGCGCCACCGCCCCGGCGACTACTCCGCCG ATGGACCTGGTGCTCCTGAAATGGCTGGCTATTACCCTCGTGATGAAGAAAGGCCAGGATATGCTGCCGTGAGAGATACACAGGCTCTTAATGCTTCCTATGAGCGTTTTCTGCGTACTGGG CAAATTCAGTCCTATGGCGCTGGACCTGCTGGTGGATCTGTCAGGCCTACCGCGGGAGCCAGTGCTGGTGGCTACCAAGCTGATGATCGTCCGGGGATGGCTGCTGGGGGTATGAATGGCAGGAATGTTGGTTTTGGTGGTGGAATGCCAGAGCCTCCCCTTCCCCCAGATGCCTCAAACACCTTGTTTATtgaaggcatccctcctgattgtgAACGTCGAGAAGTTTCTCGTATCCTTAAAACCTACACCTTTTCT GAGGTGAGGCTTGTAAACAAAGAACCAAGACAT CCTGGCGGCGATCCAATCGTCCTCTGTTTTGTTGATTTCACTAATGCTGCTCAAGCAGCTATTGCCATGGAAGCTTTGCAAG GCTATAAGTTTGATGAACATGACCGCAGTTCACCTCAACTGCGGCTGCAGTTTGCTCGTTTTAAGGGTCCAAGGGGGCAAGCAGGaggacctggtggtggtggtggtggcggcggcagcggtggtaTTAGGCGTTAA